The Vicinamibacteria bacterium genome includes the window GGGACTTGTCGAGAAGCAGGCGGCTGTAGTAGGTCACCTGCGCGGCGTGCTCGTTCATCCAGAGGAACGGATCGATCGGGCGCTTCCGGTAATGCCAGATTTCCGTCCCATAGTGCGTCAGAAGGAACGGGAGACGGCGGCGATAGGCGAGCGCGGCCACGAGCTGGTTCATGAAGGTGTTGCTGTGGACGTGAACGACGTCCGCCTGGCTGAAGAAGCCCCGCGTTTGGCGGCATACGGCGAACGCCGTCTCGAGGTGAGACAATCGGAGAGTGCGCGAAAGCCCGTTACGCGAGCGGGGGATGTAGCGGACCTCCGCCTGACGGGGGCGTCCGGCTCGCGGCTCGAAGGCCATGAGGCGAACCTCGTGTCCCTCCCGGGTGAGCCCATCGCGAAGAAGCTGAGGCAGCAGCGCATTGGCCGCCTGATCGGGTGGAAGATGGGGGGTGACCATGCACACGATCAATTTCGTGTCGCCTCGCACCAGGATTCACGGAACTGCCGGAACGTCGCACCGAGCGCACCCCCCTCGGTCAGGAACGCGAGAAGTGCTTCGAGGTCCCGATAGAACCGTTCCAGATCCTCTCGAGTCTGGTTGTAAGGACTCCCGCCCACGAGGAGCTCGCTCGAGTGAAACAGGATGTTGGCGGTGGGGGCGTGGCCTTCGAGCAAGCGGCGAGCAAGCGATAACATGTCCTTCCGTTTCGAGTACGACGGCCGGAGCCAGATCGGGCGGACGATTCCGAGAAGTCTCAAGGAGCGCCGGAAATGGTATGCGTGCGAGACATCGGCATAGGCCGTCTCTAACCAACGGGGCCATCTGCGATCGAGCGCGCTCGTGACGGGAATCTCGAGGAGCCGGCTGTCGCCCACCCGTCGCGGGTCGTCGTAGCCGACGAAGTAGGGTGTGATCGGAGCGCCGGCGAACGACGGCCCGCCCTTGCGCTTCTCGTTGAAGAACGGGTCCACGCTCGAATCGACGAGATAACCATTCTCCTCGAGAATCTCGACGTGCCAGCCGGCGAAGCCGTTGCGTCCGGCGCGATAGGAGACCGGCGCCTCACCCGATATCTTGGCGACCGCCTCGGTCAATCGGCCGAGCTGTTCGCGATATCGATCGCGGCTCAAGTTCAGCGGGTAGACATGACCGTCGACGAGTGGCGGTGTGGACCAGGGATGGTGGTGCGAGCCGATCTCACATCGGCCGGACTGGGCGAGCTCCTGGAGCTGACTCCTCGCGCGCTCCGCGGCGGCCATCTCGAAGGTGACGAGATAGGTGGGGAGAACGCGGTAACGGTCGCACAGCTCCTGCAGTCGGGGAAGCTCGTGGACGTTGCGCACGGCGAGCGCCTGGCGTCCTGTTGCACTCCACTGGTCGTCGGCCTCGGTATCGACGCCGAGCAGGATGCGCGTCGTCATCAAGCCTCCCGGTCCTGGTCCGAATCGCCGAAGGTGACATGCCAGCGAGAGGTGTCGCGATAGAAACGCTCGCTCACGTGGTCGCTGTGGATTCGGAGGCAGAATTGCATGGGGCTCGGAATGAGCAAGAATCCCTTGGCGGCAAGACGAGCGGCGATTCGATCGTCGAAGGTGAACGTTTGCATCCGGGCCGCTTTCCTGTCCATGGCCCAGGCGCCTGCCCCGTCGAGAAGCGCGCCGAGGGTCGCGTCGTCTTCAGGACCGGCGAACAGGTCGACGAGAAGCGCGAGCACCACGCCGTTTCTCTCGGTTGCTCTCAGAACGCAATATCCCGAGAGGGTGCCGTCCTTTCGCCGGGCTTCGAGGACGTCGTAGCTGACGAACGGAACGCGATGATACTTCCACTCGAGATAGGCGGCGGTCCTCTCGGCGATGAAATCGTAGCCGGGCGAAGCGGCTTGCCAGAGAGCATCGTACTCCTCGCCGAAATTTCCTTCCATCAGTCGCGCGGTCACGGCGCCACGCGTCTTTCTCCGGGGAAAAGCAATCGAAAAGGCAAGACGAGCGAGGGGCGCCAAG containing:
- a CDS encoding GNAT family N-acetyltransferase produces the protein MSSNSPSARAKIEICRRSSAETPALEAMYVEVFGEKAAGDNRARWRWQYDENPNCPPEGPEIWVAKQNGVVLGQYASMPVRLYVKGRTLRASWGMDVMVRPHVQRKGIGSRLFLYWDENVEASLGLGLSAASYALFKKLRWEDVGPVPCYTLVLDPGALLERRMPRPLARALAPLARLAFSIAFPRRKTRGAVTARLMEGNFGEEYDALWQAASPGYDFIAERTAAYLEWKYHRVPFVSYDVLEARRKDGTLSGYCVLRATERNGVVLALLVDLFAGPEDDATLGALLDGAGAWAMDRKAARMQTFTFDDRIAARLAAKGFLLIPSPMQFCLRIHSDHVSERFYRDTSRWHVTFGDSDQDREA
- a CDS encoding glycosyltransferase family 4 protein, whose product is MVTPHLPPDQAANALLPQLLRDGLTREGHEVRLMAFEPRAGRPRQAEVRYIPRSRNGLSRTLRLSHLETAFAVCRQTRGFFSQADVVHVHSNTFMNQLVAALAYRRRLPFLLTHYGTEIWHYRKRPIDPFLWMNEHAAQVTYYSRLLLDKS
- a CDS encoding polysaccharide deacetylase family protein codes for the protein MTTRILLGVDTEADDQWSATGRQALAVRNVHELPRLQELCDRYRVLPTYLVTFEMAAAERARSQLQELAQSGRCEIGSHHHPWSTPPLVDGHVYPLNLSRDRYREQLGRLTEAVAKISGEAPVSYRAGRNGFAGWHVEILEENGYLVDSSVDPFFNEKRKGGPSFAGAPITPYFVGYDDPRRVGDSRLLEIPVTSALDRRWPRWLETAYADVSHAYHFRRSLRLLGIVRPIWLRPSYSKRKDMLSLARRLLEGHAPTANILFHSSELLVGGSPYNQTREDLERFYRDLEALLAFLTEGGALGATFRQFRESWCEATRN